A window of the Streptomyces luomodiensis genome harbors these coding sequences:
- a CDS encoding SURF1 family protein, with translation MYRFLLTPRWWVINVFTLLAIPVCLFMGSWQLSRFETRVNTHNEQHDETSREQKAAARPLGELLPVTAETSGQRATATGRYDTAHQLLVPDRRLDGRDGFYVLTLLRVDDGKDDGKDGGEAGSKALPVVRGWLPGDAGDPAATAKVPAPPSGEVTVTGVLQASEHQGSDGVSARGGLPRGQLGMISAASLVNLVPYQVYDAWVTSAEAPGALKPVPPKVAEGTGLDMKAFQNLGYTGEWFVFAGFVVFMWFRLFRREAETARDLALGITPAEPTAPAAPDANRTPDDAGRTRSPSAPA, from the coding sequence GTGTATCGGTTTCTGCTGACACCCCGCTGGTGGGTGATCAACGTGTTCACCCTGCTGGCGATCCCGGTCTGCCTCTTCATGGGCAGCTGGCAGCTCAGCCGCTTCGAGACGCGCGTCAACACCCACAACGAGCAGCACGACGAGACGTCCCGCGAGCAGAAGGCCGCGGCCCGGCCGCTGGGCGAGCTGCTGCCGGTCACCGCCGAGACCTCCGGGCAGCGGGCGACCGCCACCGGCCGATACGACACCGCACATCAACTCCTCGTGCCCGACCGGCGGCTGGACGGCCGCGACGGCTTCTACGTGCTGACCCTGCTGCGCGTCGACGACGGCAAGGACGACGGCAAGGACGGGGGCGAGGCCGGGTCCAAGGCGCTGCCCGTCGTCCGCGGTTGGCTCCCCGGCGACGCCGGCGATCCGGCGGCCACCGCCAAGGTGCCGGCACCCCCTTCCGGCGAGGTGACCGTCACCGGTGTGCTCCAGGCGTCCGAGCACCAGGGCAGCGACGGGGTGAGCGCGCGCGGCGGCCTCCCCCGGGGCCAGCTGGGCATGATCAGCGCCGCCTCCCTGGTCAACCTGGTGCCGTACCAGGTGTACGACGCGTGGGTGACCTCCGCCGAGGCTCCCGGGGCCCTGAAGCCGGTGCCCCCCAAGGTGGCGGAGGGCACCGGGCTCGACATGAAGGCGTTCCAGAACCTGGGTTACACCGGTGAGTGGTTCGTCTTCGCGGGCTTCGTGGTCTTCATGTGGTTCCGGCTGTTCCGCCGCGAGGCCGAGACGGCCCGCGATCTGGCCCTCGGCATCACGCCTGCCGAGCCGACGGCTCCGGCGGCGCCGGACGCGAACCGGACCCCAGATGACGCCGGGCGAACTCGATCTCCAAGCGCACCTGCTTGA